A genome region from Labrus mixtus chromosome 9, fLabMix1.1, whole genome shotgun sequence includes the following:
- the LOC132980909 gene encoding P2Y purinoceptor 14-like — MTDLERIGDLPSFNLSSASDQMNTSSSSLCDQVDNSAHIFYMLVYSLVFLVGLVLNGFTLKVYFFSAHQQVSSSMTIYLKNLVAADFLMSLSLPIRIGHFASRSITVFRVYCNFGANAFYLNMYASILFMGYIAANRYLKIVHPLGNHILQTVRAAHIISAVTWVFLLAIMTTYITQSLLTEESLPSFPNTLSCDALHSEQLSLLYKVIHTLSAAIFIIVLVSLIFFYHGTSRRLSEAQQRQQASSGSKKLAKSRRNMLVLVSVFCVCFVPYHLVRLLYTFLMRHCSWGQAFFYLKELTVMVSIFNVCLDPLIYFIFCKAFRAQLRRSVRGRTQRAG, encoded by the exons ATGACAGACCTTGAAAGAATCGGAGATCTCCCATCCTTTAATCTGTCCTCAGCATCTGACCAGATGAACACCAGCAGCTCATCTCTCTGCGATCAAGTCGACAACTCGGCACATATTTTCTACATGCTGGTGTACAGTCTGGTGTTTCTG GTGGGTTTAGTCCTCAACGGATTCACCCTGAAGGTTTACTTCTTCAGCGCTCACCAGCAGGTGTCCAGCAGCATGACCATCTACCTGAAGAACCTGGTAGCTGCAGACTTCCTGATGAGCCTCAGCCTCCCCATCAGAATCGGCCATTTTGCAAGCCGCTCTATCACCGTGTTCAGGGTCTACTGCAACTTTGGCGCCAATGCCTTCTACCTGAACATGTACGCCAGCATCCTGTTCATGGGTTACATCGCAGCAAACAG gtatCTAAAGATCGTCCATCCTTTAGGGAATCACATCCTTCAGACAGTGCGAGCCGCCCACATCATCTCTGCGGTAACCTGGGTTTTCCTCTTGGCCATAATGACCACCTACATCACCCAGTCGCTCCTCACTGAAGAATCACTGCCATCTTTCCCAAATACCCTGAGCTGTGACGCTCTGCACAGTGAACAACTCAGCCTCTTATACAAAGTCATCCACACCTTGTCTGCGGCCATCTTCATCATCGTCCTCGTCTCCCTCATCTTCTTCTACCACGGCACCTCCCGCAGGCTGTCAGAAGCACAGCAGAGACAGCAAGCGTCCTCCGGATCCAAGAAGCTCGCCAAGTCCCGCAGGAACATGTTGGTGCTGGTCAGCGTCTTCTGCGTCTGCTTCGTCCCGTACCACCTGGTCCGCCTGCTGTACACTTTCCTGATGAGGCACTGCTCATGGGGGCAGGCCTTCTTCTACCTGAAGGAGCTGACCGTCATGGTGTCTATCTTCAACGTCTGCCTGGACCCGCTCATCTATTTCATCTTCTGTAAAGCCTTCAGGGCCCAGCTGAGGAGAAGTGTTCGGGGACGTACACAGAGGGCTGGCTAA
- the LOC132980911 gene encoding P2Y purinoceptor 14: MAHLNSTNQSDLSSVFTNDVLPPLYFVIWIVGFFMNGLAAFIFVRLPTDSGLVVYLKNMVVADLLMLSTFPFKMAAQLGLGGWRLHVVICRYTSVLFYSSMYVGILLMGFISLERYVRMFGHASSTAASPSCGARFPRVSLPHLLQSVGFARALAFLTWSLLLLGVLPNVLLTSQPANEANSRKCMELKTPLGIQWHRASALFCTSLFWVTLLVLAFCYTSIACRVYQSYRRVRCNNINSKVCHKVHRSIFSLLLVFFICFVPYHVCRVPYTMSQMPESGFSYHSRFLLFQLKEGMLFLSAINVCLDPIIYVLMCQTFRESLIRKLSGRERKRSPTTAQSQSLSRIYLGEETRSGDVERRREGEETQEDKIPFNN, encoded by the coding sequence ATGGCTCACCTCAACTCCACCAACCAATCGGACTTGAGCAGCGTCTTCACCAATGACGTCCTCCCGCCGCTCTACTTTGTGATCTGGATCGTTGGGTTTTTCATGAACGGCTTGGCCGCCTTCATCTTCGTCCGACTGCCCACCGACTCGGGCCTGGTGGTCTACCTAAAGAACATGGTGGTGGCCGACCTACTCATGCTCTCCACCTTCCCCTTCAAGATGGCGGCTCAGCTGGGTCTGGGTGGCTGGCGCCTCCATGTGGTCATCTGCCGCTACACCTCTGTGCTGTTCTACTCCTCCATGTATGTGGGGATCCTCCTCATGGGCTTCATCAGCCTGGAGCGCTACGTCAGGATGTTTGGACACGCCTCCTCCACCGCCGCCTCTCCCTCCTGCGGGGCCAGATTTCCCCGGGTATCGTTGCCACACCTCCTGCAGAGTGTCGGATTTGCTCGCGCGCTGGCGTTCCTCACCTGGAGCCTCCTCCTCCTAGGCGTCCTGCCCAATGTCCTGCTGACCAGCCAGCCTGCCAACGAGGCAAACTCGAGGAAGTGCATGGAGCTGAAGACGCCACTGGGGATTCAGTGGCACCGGGCGTCGGCTCTCTTCTGCACGAGCTTGTTCTGGGTGACCCTGCTGGTCCTCGCCTTCTGCTACACCTCCATCGCCTGCCGGGTCTACCAGTCGTACCGCCGCGTGCGCtgcaacaacatcaacagcaaaGTGTGCCACAAGGTGCACCGCAGCATCTTCAGCCTCCTGCTGGTGTTCTTCATCTGCTTTGTGCCGTACCACGTCTGCCGCGTGCCGTACACCATGAGCCAGATGCCTGAGTCCGGCTTCAGTTATCACTCTCGTTTCCTGTTGTTCCAGCTGAAGGAGGGGATGCTCTTCCTGTCGGCGATCAACGTCTGCCTGGACCCCATCATCTACGTCCTGATGTGCCAAACCTTCAGAGAGTCTCTGATAAGGAAGCtgtcggggagagagaggaagagatccCCGACGACCGCCCAGAGCCAGAGTCTGAGTCGGATTTAtttaggagaggaaacaaggtcAGGAGACGTGGAGAGGAGAcgagaaggagaggaaacacaggaggacaAAATACCTTTTAATAACTAG